In one window of Trueperaceae bacterium DNA:
- a CDS encoding VanZ family protein, with product MSAVGGARAPWRKRAPWVKWLGWCLAAAWAGFLFMQSSSSTAGSFLANFPPGSDKVVHAGAFGVLAALVTLATGRPLVGVLAALLYGASDEIHQWFVPERATELLDLFADTVGGALGAFAVDFVARKRHRGSL from the coding sequence ATGAGCGCAGTGGGCGGCGCGCGCGCGCCTTGGCGCAAGCGGGCGCCCTGGGTCAAGTGGCTGGGCTGGTGCCTGGCCGCGGCCTGGGCGGGCTTCCTCTTCATGCAGTCGAGCTCCTCGACCGCCGGCTCGTTCCTGGCCAACTTCCCGCCCGGCTCGGACAAGGTCGTTCACGCAGGGGCCTTCGGCGTGCTGGCCGCCCTCGTCACCCTGGCGACCGGCCGACCGCTCGTCGGCGTGCTCGCCGCCTTGCTGTACGGAGCCTCGGACGAGATCCACCAGTGGTTCGTTCCCGAGCGCGCCACCGAGCTGCTCGACCTCTTCGCCGACACGGTGGGAGGGGCCTTGGGCGCCTTCGCCGTCGACTTCGTAGCCCGCAAGCGCCACCGCGGGTCATTATGA
- the proC gene encoding pyrroline-5-carboxylate reductase has translation MSETSPEPRGRTGPRLVIVGAGKMGGAVLQGAIAAGALERSDVAIFHPNQRRLAELSERFGVAGIDAAGLHEAEHVLLGIKPQSFASVAPIVAQPHAAFISLMAGVTSETIARRVGSKRVIRAMPNLGASLGVGATALAWLPEATPEDVALSRRLFGAVGRVYDLREELFDAFTGMAGSGPAYVAVVAEALADGGVRVGLDRSLARDVARQLLLASARLLETKYPSELKDEVSSAGGTAIAGVRTLEKHRLRFALMDAIEEATRRAGELSREDVE, from the coding sequence ATGTCGGAAACCAGCCCTGAACCCCGCGGACGAACGGGCCCGCGGTTGGTCATCGTCGGCGCCGGCAAGATGGGCGGGGCCGTGCTGCAGGGCGCCATCGCCGCCGGGGCGCTGGAGCGCTCGGACGTCGCCATCTTCCACCCGAACCAGCGGCGGCTCGCCGAGCTGTCCGAGCGCTTCGGGGTGGCGGGCATCGACGCCGCCGGCCTGCACGAGGCCGAACACGTCCTGCTCGGGATCAAGCCGCAGTCCTTCGCCTCCGTGGCGCCCATCGTGGCGCAGCCGCACGCCGCGTTCATCTCGTTGATGGCCGGGGTCACGTCGGAGACGATCGCCAGGCGCGTAGGCTCGAAGCGCGTCATCCGCGCCATGCCCAACCTCGGCGCGAGCCTCGGGGTCGGGGCCACGGCGCTCGCTTGGCTACCGGAGGCCACCCCCGAGGACGTGGCCCTGTCCCGCCGTCTCTTCGGCGCCGTCGGCCGCGTCTACGACCTGCGCGAGGAGCTGTTCGACGCCTTCACGGGCATGGCGGGCTCCGGTCCAGCCTACGTCGCCGTGGTCGCCGAGGCGCTGGCGGACGGGGGCGTGCGGGTCGGCCTCGACCGGTCGCTGGCCCGCGACGTGGCGCGGCAGCTCCTCCTCGCCTCGGCGCGCCTCCTGGAGACGAAGTACCCGAGCGAGTTGAAGGACGAGGTCTCGTCGGCGGGCGGGACCGCCATCGCCGGGGTACGCACGTTGGAGAAGCACCGCCTGCGCTTCGCCCTGATGGACGCCATCGAGGAGGCCACGCGCCGGGCCGGCGAGCTGAGCCGCGAGGACGTCGAGTGA
- the tgt gene encoding tRNA guanosine(34) transglycosylase Tgt — MERNTVTEQPGQAEPAGRTAADAFGFDVVVERGRARLGRLRTPHGTVATPAFVAVGTQATVKSLAPEAVAATGTTLLFANTYHLYLRPGADLVARHGGLHRFMRWDAPILTDSGGFQVFSLGASIEHGVGKIGNIFPGEDQDRNRRRLAAGSGMVAVDEDGVVFKSHIDGSKHRFDPETSIAVQRRLGADIVLAFDECTSPLHDEAYTRRSLERTHRWAARSLAAFQGTAPLHGYRQALYGIVQGGAFRDQREDSARFVGSLAFDGIAIGGNLGATRADMHAVLDWTLPLLPFGKPRHLLGIGDVESIFEAVARGVDTFDCVMPTRNARTGTLLVRPDLDAGVSGGRLNITNARFQSDLGPVQAGCDCYTCRTFSRAYLRHLFKAGESLGPQLATIHNLRFMARLMEDVREALADGTFQELWARVVGRAA; from the coding sequence ATGGAAAGAAACACCGTCACAGAGCAGCCAGGTCAGGCGGAGCCGGCGGGTCGGACCGCCGCCGACGCGTTCGGGTTCGACGTGGTGGTGGAGCGTGGCCGCGCGCGGCTCGGCCGGCTGCGCACCCCGCACGGCACCGTGGCGACGCCCGCCTTCGTGGCGGTCGGCACCCAGGCCACCGTCAAGAGCCTCGCCCCGGAAGCCGTCGCGGCGACGGGCACTACCCTCCTGTTCGCCAACACCTACCATCTCTACTTGCGGCCCGGGGCCGATCTCGTGGCGCGCCATGGCGGCCTGCACCGGTTCATGCGCTGGGACGCACCGATCCTCACGGACTCGGGCGGCTTCCAGGTCTTCTCGCTCGGCGCCTCCATCGAGCACGGGGTCGGCAAGATCGGCAACATCTTCCCGGGTGAGGACCAGGACCGCAACCGCAGGCGCCTGGCGGCTGGCAGCGGCATGGTGGCCGTCGACGAGGACGGGGTGGTGTTCAAGAGCCACATCGACGGCTCCAAGCACCGCTTCGATCCTGAGACGTCGATCGCCGTCCAGCGCCGGCTCGGAGCCGACATCGTCCTCGCGTTCGACGAGTGCACGAGCCCGCTGCACGACGAGGCGTACACGCGGCGCTCGCTCGAGCGCACCCACCGGTGGGCGGCGCGGAGCCTCGCCGCCTTCCAAGGCACGGCGCCCCTGCACGGCTATCGCCAGGCCCTCTACGGCATCGTCCAGGGCGGCGCCTTCCGCGACCAGCGCGAGGACAGCGCCCGCTTCGTCGGGTCGCTGGCGTTCGACGGCATCGCGATCGGCGGCAACCTGGGCGCCACGCGCGCCGACATGCACGCCGTCCTCGACTGGACGCTCCCGCTCCTGCCGTTCGGCAAGCCGCGGCACCTGCTCGGGATCGGCGACGTGGAGAGCATCTTCGAGGCGGTCGCGCGCGGCGTCGATACCTTCGACTGCGTCATGCCGACGCGCAACGCGCGCACGGGCACGCTCCTCGTCAGGCCGGACCTGGACGCCGGCGTGAGTGGCGGGCGCCTGAACATCACCAACGCCCGCTTCCAGAGCGACCTCGGTCCGGTGCAGGCCGGCTGCGACTGCTATACCTGCCGCACTTTCAGCCGGGCCTACCTCCGGCACCTGTTCAAGGCGGGCGAGTCGTTGGGGCCGCAGCTCGCGACCATCCACAACCTGCGCTTCATGGCGCGCCTCATGGAGGATGTCAGGGAGGCGCTGGCCGACGGCACGTTCCAGGAACTATGGGCGCGCGTGGTCGGGCGGGCGGCCTAG
- a CDS encoding PQQ-dependent sugar dehydrogenase yields MPSLRSPFRLLAFPANVGGKPTPTFDPQPSRGARLNVACGVRRVAHGLLLALAACWLAYASAPAAAEPPHPRSATAYGLETLTKLLPLPVDAVPLDDTGDLLIVALDGAVWRYTDGAVAGTPFLSLGGRVTGLLGEQGLFTAALEPAERAAARGNARHIVVAFTEAGTNDLVVAAYPLAEDASSADAAQETVLLRVPVREPFHHGGQVAFGVDDMLYVSVGEGQREVEYFHETPIPAQDLTSLLGKVLRIDPFPADGDTPYTVPQDNPFVGGQGATQGALGEVYAFGFRNPWKFSFAASDGALLLADVGEDTWEEIDVVRPGGNYGWPYMEGPHCFEYPDTGGLVAPDCERLPLVPPAAYYGHLRIDPVGGLSVTGGFEAHDPALPELVGKYLFGDFVSGRLWSLDRATGAVELLLETGLPISAIVPGAAGEVLVLGIEGTLARLVEAR; encoded by the coding sequence ATGCCTAGCCTCCGGTCGCCCTTCCGCCTCCTCGCTTTCCCCGCCAACGTTGGCGGCAAGCCGACTCCCACCTTCGACCCGCAGCCTAGTCGTGGCGCGCGCCTAAACGTGGCGTGCGGCGTGCGGCGCGTCGCTCACGGCCTGTTGCTCGCCCTCGCCGCATGCTGGCTGGCGTACGCCTCGGCGCCGGCGGCGGCAGAGCCGCCGCACCCTCGCAGCGCTACCGCCTACGGCCTCGAGACGCTCACCAAGCTCCTCCCGTTGCCGGTGGACGCCGTGCCGCTCGACGACACGGGCGACCTGCTGATCGTCGCTCTCGACGGCGCCGTGTGGCGCTACACGGACGGCGCCGTGGCCGGGACGCCGTTCCTGTCGCTCGGCGGGCGCGTCACGGGCCTGCTCGGCGAACAGGGCCTCTTCACGGCGGCGCTGGAGCCGGCCGAACGCGCGGCGGCGCGCGGCAACGCGCGGCACATCGTCGTGGCGTTCACCGAAGCCGGCACCAACGATCTGGTGGTGGCCGCCTACCCGCTGGCGGAGGACGCGAGCAGTGCCGACGCCGCGCAGGAGACGGTGCTGCTGCGCGTACCGGTGCGTGAGCCCTTCCACCACGGTGGGCAGGTCGCCTTCGGCGTCGACGACATGCTGTACGTGTCAGTCGGCGAGGGCCAACGCGAGGTGGAGTACTTCCACGAGACGCCCATACCGGCCCAAGACCTCACGTCGCTGCTCGGCAAGGTCTTGCGCATCGACCCGTTTCCAGCGGACGGCGACACGCCCTATACCGTGCCGCAGGACAACCCGTTCGTCGGCGGACAAGGGGCGACGCAGGGCGCGCTCGGCGAGGTCTACGCCTTCGGGTTCCGCAACCCGTGGAAGTTCAGCTTCGCGGCGAGCGACGGCGCGCTGCTGTTAGCGGACGTCGGCGAGGACACCTGGGAGGAGATCGACGTCGTGCGCCCGGGGGGCAACTACGGCTGGCCGTACATGGAGGGCCCCCACTGCTTCGAGTACCCGGACACCGGCGGGTTGGTGGCTCCCGACTGCGAGCGTCTCCCGCTCGTCCCGCCGGCCGCGTACTACGGTCACCTCCGGATAGACCCGGTCGGCGGCCTGTCCGTGACCGGCGGCTTCGAGGCCCACGATCCGGCGCTGCCCGAGCTCGTCGGCAAGTACTTGTTCGGGGACTTCGTCTCCGGTCGCCTCTGGTCGCTCGACCGGGCGACCGGTGCCGTCGAGCTCCTCCTCGAGACCGGGCTGCCGATCTCGGCCATCGTGCCGGGCGCCGCAGGCGAGGTGCTCGTGCTGGGGATAGAAGGGACGCTGGCGCGGCTCGTCGAGGCCCGCTAG